A region from the Malus domestica chromosome 07, GDT2T_hap1 genome encodes:
- the LOC139197762 gene encoding uncharacterized protein, translated as MDNENILNATQEPKGRRRKWEAFEEEVLLGVLEDFVARKQRCDTGAFKQGTLVEIAKAVNVLCPHSNIKANPHIESKLKKWKKTYSMVVDMINTSGFAWNDVKKCVEVDSDDAWQTYVQRNKEADGWRSKPFPLFDRFAYIFGKDRATGNVAETPAQMVEEQSHDHVGESDIGGDNFVSSMNQQSQQSTPSENSQRKRKRAVGSSSDGTEAIISGLKDFYVESGKRMQMVTEALVQGIADHTDIANELEAMGLSPMDQIDALSLILDKPKNVGVFRAIKPELKKVFVQMLLSDNARG; from the exons atggataacgaaaatattttgaatgctactcaagagccaaaaggaagaaggcgtaaatgggaagcatttgaggaagaagtattactaggagttcttgaggattttgttgctcgaaagcaacggtgtgacacaggtgctttcaaacaaggtactttggttgaaatagcaaaagctgtcaatgttttatgtcctcattcaaatataaaggcaaatccacatattgagtccaagttgaagaaatggaaaaaaacatatagtatggtcgttgacatgataaacacaagtggatttgcatggaatgatgtcaaaaagtgcgttgaagttgacagtgatgacgcatggcaaacttatgtgcag agaaataaagaagccgatggatggagaagcaagccttttccactgtttgatagatttgcatatatatttggaaaagatcgggctacgggtaatgtagccgaaacccctgctcaaatggtggaggaacaaagtcatgatcatgttggtgaaagtgatattggaggtgataattttgtttcttcaatgaaccaacaaagccaacaaagcaccccatctgaaaatagccaaagaaagaggaaaagagctgtgggaagttcaagtgatggaaccgaggcaattatcagtggactgaaagatttttatgttgaaagtgggaagaggatgcaaatggtaactgaagctttagttcaaggtattgcagatcatactgacatagctaatgaacttgaagcaatgggtctctctcctatggatcaaattgatgcattgtctcttattttggataaaccaaaaaatgtgggagtgttcagggcaatcaaaccggaactcaagaaagtgttcgtccaaaTGCTTCTAAGCGACAACGCAAGGGGATGA